A window from Corythoichthys intestinalis isolate RoL2023-P3 chromosome 10, ASM3026506v1, whole genome shotgun sequence encodes these proteins:
- the lnpk gene encoding endoplasmic reticulum junction formation protein lunapark-B isoform X1: MGTIISRWKTKPTTVEQLENLDKEIKELEEFRAKNQRLQKLWVGRLLIYSSVFYLLTCLVVYCLYLPDQWLHRLAMALPFFAYPVLVWFIRKLLIFIFFKRTERNSDILEELKVTKKKILEEVMETETYKNAKVILERFDPEAKKKAELESTPVRPQVTPRPGQDIRQRGVAMRPPGTPAAMMMTSPPDGQHTPGSGATPVAPGGPPERAAVYQVGVARTPRSPIPGVGLHPPGPPLARPILPRERGALDRVVEYLVGDGPQNRYALICQQCFSHNGMALKEEFQYLAFRCAYCYFLNPARKTRPQAPRLPEFSYEKRLRAESPSRAKCSGTDTEGSAPPSGAKAPAPWSLVHSFPVWQNPQNRALQNTDERELDEVVQARAGIGDAESHAKEKGKEEKEAEELVQEEEVDEEDDEAEDNDSSTHEPQLS, encoded by the exons ACAAAACCAACTACAGTGGAGCAGTTGGAGAACCTGGACAAG GAAATTAAGGAGCTTGAAGAATTCCGAGCAAAAAACCAGCGATTACAAAAG TTATGGGTGGGCCGGCTGCTCATCTACTCGTCCGTGTTCTACCTGTTAACCTGTCTGGTGGTCTACTGCCTTTACTTGCCTGACCAATGGCTTCACAGATTAGCAATGGCCCTGCCTTTCTTCGCCTACCCAGTGCT GGTGTGGTTCATCCGGAAGTTACTGATTTTCATTTTCTTCAAACGCACTGAGAGGAACA gtgACATCCTCGAAGAATTAAAAGTCACCAAAAAAAAGATA CTAGAAGAAGTGATGGAAACAGAAACATACAAAAATGCCAAAGTCATCCTGGAACGCTTCGATCCAGAAGCAAAGAAGAAAGCC GAGCTGGAGTCAACCCCAGTACGACCTCAGGTGACTCCCAGACCTGGACAAG ACATTCGCCAACGGGGTGTGGCCATGAGACCGCCAGGAACCCCAGCAGCCATGATGATGACTAGTCCACCTGATGGCCAACACACCCCGGGCTCTGGGGCCACACCTGTAG CTCCAGGTGGACCACCCGAGAGAGCTGCTGTTTACCAAGTGGGAGTAGCCAGGACCCCTCGCAGCCCCATACCAGGTGTAG GTCTACATCCTCCTGGTCCTCCACTGGCAAGACCCATTCTGCCTAGAGAAAGGGGAGCTTTGGACCGAGTGGTCGAGTACCTGGTGGGAGACGGACCGCAGAACAG ATACGCTTTAATCTGTCAGCAGTGCTTTTCGCACAACGGCATGGCCCTCAAAGaagagtttcaatacctcg CCTTTCGCTGTGCGTATTGCTACTTCTTGAATCCAGCCCGCAAGACACGTCCACAGGCTCCCAGGCTGCCAGAGTTCAGTTACGAGAAACGGCTGCGCGCGGAGTCGCCGTCCCGAGCAAAGTGCTCCGGCACCGACACGGAGGGGAGTGCACCCCCCTCTGGAG CCAAGGCGCCGGCACCGTGGAGTTTGGTCCATAGTTTCCCCGTCTGGCAGAACCCTCAGAATCGAGCTCTGCAAAATACAG ACGAACGAGAGCTGGATGAAGTTGTCCAAGCTCGCGCTGGAATTGGAGATGCTGAGAGCCATGCCAAGGAGAAGGGGAAAGAAGAGAAGGAGGCAGAAGAGCTGGTTCAGGAAGAGGAAGTAGATGAAGAGGATGACGAAGCAGAGGACAACGACTCATCCACCCATGAACCTCAGCTGTCGTAG
- the lnpk gene encoding endoplasmic reticulum junction formation protein lunapark-B isoform X2, translated as MGTIISRWKTKPTTVEQLENLDKEIKELEEFRAKNQRLQKLWVGRLLIYSSVFYLLTCLVVYCLYLPDQWLHRLAMALPFFAYPVLVWFIRKLLIFIFFKRTERNSDILEELKVTKKKILEEVMETETYKNAKVILERFDPEAKKKAELESTPVRPQVTPRPGQDIRQRGVAMRPPGTPAAMMMTSPPDGQHTPGSGATPVGGPPERAAVYQVGVARTPRSPIPGVGLHPPGPPLARPILPRERGALDRVVEYLVGDGPQNRYALICQQCFSHNGMALKEEFQYLAFRCAYCYFLNPARKTRPQAPRLPEFSYEKRLRAESPSRAKCSGTDTEGSAPPSGAKAPAPWSLVHSFPVWQNPQNRALQNTDERELDEVVQARAGIGDAESHAKEKGKEEKEAEELVQEEEVDEEDDEAEDNDSSTHEPQLS; from the exons ACAAAACCAACTACAGTGGAGCAGTTGGAGAACCTGGACAAG GAAATTAAGGAGCTTGAAGAATTCCGAGCAAAAAACCAGCGATTACAAAAG TTATGGGTGGGCCGGCTGCTCATCTACTCGTCCGTGTTCTACCTGTTAACCTGTCTGGTGGTCTACTGCCTTTACTTGCCTGACCAATGGCTTCACAGATTAGCAATGGCCCTGCCTTTCTTCGCCTACCCAGTGCT GGTGTGGTTCATCCGGAAGTTACTGATTTTCATTTTCTTCAAACGCACTGAGAGGAACA gtgACATCCTCGAAGAATTAAAAGTCACCAAAAAAAAGATA CTAGAAGAAGTGATGGAAACAGAAACATACAAAAATGCCAAAGTCATCCTGGAACGCTTCGATCCAGAAGCAAAGAAGAAAGCC GAGCTGGAGTCAACCCCAGTACGACCTCAGGTGACTCCCAGACCTGGACAAG ACATTCGCCAACGGGGTGTGGCCATGAGACCGCCAGGAACCCCAGCAGCCATGATGATGACTAGTCCACCTGATGGCCAACACACCCCGGGCTCTGGGGCCACACCTGTAG GTGGACCACCCGAGAGAGCTGCTGTTTACCAAGTGGGAGTAGCCAGGACCCCTCGCAGCCCCATACCAGGTGTAG GTCTACATCCTCCTGGTCCTCCACTGGCAAGACCCATTCTGCCTAGAGAAAGGGGAGCTTTGGACCGAGTGGTCGAGTACCTGGTGGGAGACGGACCGCAGAACAG ATACGCTTTAATCTGTCAGCAGTGCTTTTCGCACAACGGCATGGCCCTCAAAGaagagtttcaatacctcg CCTTTCGCTGTGCGTATTGCTACTTCTTGAATCCAGCCCGCAAGACACGTCCACAGGCTCCCAGGCTGCCAGAGTTCAGTTACGAGAAACGGCTGCGCGCGGAGTCGCCGTCCCGAGCAAAGTGCTCCGGCACCGACACGGAGGGGAGTGCACCCCCCTCTGGAG CCAAGGCGCCGGCACCGTGGAGTTTGGTCCATAGTTTCCCCGTCTGGCAGAACCCTCAGAATCGAGCTCTGCAAAATACAG ACGAACGAGAGCTGGATGAAGTTGTCCAAGCTCGCGCTGGAATTGGAGATGCTGAGAGCCATGCCAAGGAGAAGGGGAAAGAAGAGAAGGAGGCAGAAGAGCTGGTTCAGGAAGAGGAAGTAGATGAAGAGGATGACGAAGCAGAGGACAACGACTCATCCACCCATGAACCTCAGCTGTCGTAG
- the lnpk gene encoding endoplasmic reticulum junction formation protein lunapark-B isoform X3 yields the protein MGTIISRWKTKPTTVEQLENLDKEIKELEEFRAKNQRLQKLWVGRLLIYSSVFYLLTCLVVYCLYLPDQWLHRLAMALPFFAYPVLVWFIRKLLIFIFFKRTERNSDILEELKVTKKKILEEVMETETYKNAKVILERFDPEAKKKAELESTPVRPQVTPRPGQDIRQRGVAMRPPGTPAAMMMTSPPDGQHTPGSGATPVAPGGPPERAAVYQVGVARTPRSPIPGVGLHPPGPPLARPILPRERGALDRVVEYLVGDGPQNRYALICQQCFSHNGMALKEEFQYLAFRCAYCYFLNPARKTRPQAPRLPEFSYEKRLRAESPSRAKCSGTDTEGSAPPSGDERELDEVVQARAGIGDAESHAKEKGKEEKEAEELVQEEEVDEEDDEAEDNDSSTHEPQLS from the exons ACAAAACCAACTACAGTGGAGCAGTTGGAGAACCTGGACAAG GAAATTAAGGAGCTTGAAGAATTCCGAGCAAAAAACCAGCGATTACAAAAG TTATGGGTGGGCCGGCTGCTCATCTACTCGTCCGTGTTCTACCTGTTAACCTGTCTGGTGGTCTACTGCCTTTACTTGCCTGACCAATGGCTTCACAGATTAGCAATGGCCCTGCCTTTCTTCGCCTACCCAGTGCT GGTGTGGTTCATCCGGAAGTTACTGATTTTCATTTTCTTCAAACGCACTGAGAGGAACA gtgACATCCTCGAAGAATTAAAAGTCACCAAAAAAAAGATA CTAGAAGAAGTGATGGAAACAGAAACATACAAAAATGCCAAAGTCATCCTGGAACGCTTCGATCCAGAAGCAAAGAAGAAAGCC GAGCTGGAGTCAACCCCAGTACGACCTCAGGTGACTCCCAGACCTGGACAAG ACATTCGCCAACGGGGTGTGGCCATGAGACCGCCAGGAACCCCAGCAGCCATGATGATGACTAGTCCACCTGATGGCCAACACACCCCGGGCTCTGGGGCCACACCTGTAG CTCCAGGTGGACCACCCGAGAGAGCTGCTGTTTACCAAGTGGGAGTAGCCAGGACCCCTCGCAGCCCCATACCAGGTGTAG GTCTACATCCTCCTGGTCCTCCACTGGCAAGACCCATTCTGCCTAGAGAAAGGGGAGCTTTGGACCGAGTGGTCGAGTACCTGGTGGGAGACGGACCGCAGAACAG ATACGCTTTAATCTGTCAGCAGTGCTTTTCGCACAACGGCATGGCCCTCAAAGaagagtttcaatacctcg CCTTTCGCTGTGCGTATTGCTACTTCTTGAATCCAGCCCGCAAGACACGTCCACAGGCTCCCAGGCTGCCAGAGTTCAGTTACGAGAAACGGCTGCGCGCGGAGTCGCCGTCCCGAGCAAAGTGCTCCGGCACCGACACGGAGGGGAGTGCACCCCCCTCTGGAG ACGAACGAGAGCTGGATGAAGTTGTCCAAGCTCGCGCTGGAATTGGAGATGCTGAGAGCCATGCCAAGGAGAAGGGGAAAGAAGAGAAGGAGGCAGAAGAGCTGGTTCAGGAAGAGGAAGTAGATGAAGAGGATGACGAAGCAGAGGACAACGACTCATCCACCCATGAACCTCAGCTGTCGTAG